In the Telopea speciosissima isolate NSW1024214 ecotype Mountain lineage chromosome 2, Tspe_v1, whole genome shotgun sequence genome, one interval contains:
- the LOC122651242 gene encoding NDR1/HIN1-like protein 1, whose translation MGDQGQCRCNNHPRSSPHSRRCIWTFLSVFLFLAGVTALTVWLVYRPHKPHFAVVGASIYNLNMSTPSFISTNMQFTIVIHNPNSRVSIYYDRLSAYVSYHNQAITPAVRLPPLFQERHSTAVVSPILGGGGGGDVPVSTDTTNGLVVDESYGVVALRLVLLGEIRWKAGVFRSRRYGIYVKCEMLVGFKEGCAGQVPLLGPPACNVDV comes from the coding sequence ATGGGTGATCAAGGGCAGTGCAGGTGCAACAACCATCCCAGGTCCTCTCCTCACTCACGCCGCTGTATCTGGACCTTCCTCAGTGTCTTCCTCTTCCTTGCCGGTGTAACAGCTCTGACAGTATGGCTCGTCTATCGCCCACACAAGCCTCACTTCGCAGTCGTGGGCGCATCCATTTACAACCTCAACATGTCCACACCTTCATTCATATCAACCAACATGCAATTCACAATAGTCATCCACAATCCTAACAGCCGAGTTTCAATCTACTACGACCGTCTCTCTGCATACGTCTCTTATCATAACCAAGCCATAACGCCGGCAGTTCGGCTACCACCGCTATTCCAGGAACGACATAGCACGGCTGTGGTGTCGCCGATtttgggaggaggaggaggaggagatgttCCGGTGTCAACGGATACAACAAATGGGTTGGTGGTGGATGAGAGTTATGGGGTGGTGGCGCTGAGGTTGGTGTTATTGGGGGAGATAAGGTGGAAAGCTGGAGTTTTTAGGAGTAGGAGGTATGGGATTTATGTGAAATGTGAGATGTTGGTTGGGTTCAAGGAGGGTTGTGCTGGTCAGGTGCCTTTGCTTGGACCTCCAGCTTGCAATGTTGATGTATAA